In one window of Prevotella fusca JCM 17724 DNA:
- a CDS encoding leucine-rich repeat domain-containing protein, producing the protein MNARLLKVLFVLLVCCSSLHVKAEPIVKFKPKSDKVVFRYSGSNVKITGAEKEKDYKGYTIYKTTPGVDVVLTGDLSSFNCNSPYVIGERISYLEIRDCPLLSEVNCGNNFISDLVIENCPKLRWLELSKNLLRGEVFDRLASSLPQCKQGELRFLKPNTGYRGKASYYTYENNYMTDEQIQKFRDRGWTPKIFTYQAGDKWVDYSELYTAYKWEEIEFKTNMAPGTEFEIEIQTGTAPSYFELKNLTCSNLYMLNAPVPLKMKYTGTDGKFSVRGICISGFEIGTEAEITDFSCSNPASMIYISCNNQALSSIDLSKYENLKDLTLKYNFLQELDLSQLPKLYNLTCTGNLLTRLDVRNNPDLHFLKCDDNMITSLDISQNKKLGMLNVSHNNLTELDISNNPRLEEIGVAVNNIKREKMDEIVNHLVQAPTGKKRYLYPYDTRYASQGFPEGNECSKESMKKAKDLGWFVFTFNDKGKRIEFEGTDIVNSIDMIQDESDTVAEIYDLQGRRRASMARGVNIVKMKNGAVHKVVK; encoded by the coding sequence ATGAATGCAAGATTACTTAAAGTTTTGTTTGTACTTTTGGTTTGTTGTTCATCTTTACATGTGAAGGCTGAACCTATTGTTAAATTTAAACCCAAAAGTGATAAAGTTGTTTTTCGTTATAGTGGATCAAATGTTAAAATAACGGGTGCTGAGAAAGAAAAGGACTACAAAGGATATACTATTTACAAAACTACTCCTGGAGTAGATGTTGTACTGACTGGTGATTTGAGTTCTTTTAATTGTAATTCTCCTTATGTTATAGGAGAAAGAATATCTTACCTTGAAATAAGGGATTGTCCACTTTTGTCCGAAGTTAATTGTGGCAATAATTTCATTTCAGACTTGGTTATAGAGAATTGTCCTAAGTTGAGGTGGCTTGAACTTTCAAAGAATCTGCTTAGAGGTGAAGTTTTTGACCGGTTGGCTTCTTCTCTTCCACAATGTAAACAAGGTGAGTTGAGGTTTTTGAAACCAAATACAGGTTATAGAGGCAAGGCGTCATATTATACGTATGAGAATAATTACATGACCGATGAACAGATACAGAAGTTCCGTGATCGGGGCTGGACGCCAAAGATATTTACATATCAAGCTGGTGACAAATGGGTTGATTATTCTGAGTTATACACAGCGTATAAATGGGAAGAGATAGAATTCAAAACAAACATGGCGCCAGGTACGGAGTTTGAAATAGAAATACAGACAGGCACTGCTCCTTCGTATTTTGAGCTGAAGAATTTAACGTGTTCTAATTTGTATATGCTTAATGCCCCCGTACCCTTGAAAATGAAGTATACCGGAACTGATGGGAAATTCTCTGTGAGAGGAATTTGTATCTCAGGCTTCGAAATTGGCACCGAAGCAGAGATTACGGACTTTTCGTGTTCAAATCCCGCCAGCATGATCTATATTTCCTGTAACAATCAGGCGCTTTCATCCATTGATTTAAGTAAGTATGAAAATTTGAAAGACTTGACTTTGAAATATAACTTTTTACAGGAACTTGACCTTTCCCAACTCCCTAAACTCTACAACTTGACTTGTACTGGTAATTTGTTGACAAGACTTGATGTTAGGAATAATCCAGACCTGCATTTCTTAAAGTGTGATGACAATATGATTACTTCTCTTGATATTTCTCAAAATAAAAAGTTGGGCATGCTTAATGTTTCTCATAATAACCTAACTGAGCTGGATATTTCAAATAATCCGCGTTTGGAAGAAATTGGAGTTGCTGTGAATAATATCAAGCGTGAGAAGATGGATGAAATTGTAAACCACTTAGTACAGGCTCCTACAGGTAAAAAAAGATACCTCTATCCGTATGATACTCGATATGCGTCACAAGGATTCCCCGAGGGCAATGAGTGTAGTAAAGAAAGTATGAAGAAGGCTAAGGATTTAGGTTGGTTTGTGTTTACATTCAATGATAAGGGAAAGCGAATAGAGTTTGAAGGTACTGACATTGTCAATAGTATTGATATGATACAGGATGAGTCAGACACTGTAGCAGAGATATACGATTTGCAAGGACGACGTCGTGCGTCAATGGCTCGTGGTGTGAATATTGTAAAAATGAAAAATGGGGCAGTGCATAAGGTTGTAAAATAA
- a CDS encoding cob(I)yrinic acid a,c-diamide adenosyltransferase: MTVYTKAGDKGTTSLCVGKRVSKDDIRVEAYGTLDELNAEIGVLTSLLQADSINKTVFPTAGLISFLQEIQEELFVIGGELAVDKLRSAEVASVSQLTEKIEASVDKMESQLPEQHHFVLPGGTLAASQCHVCRTVCRRAERRIVSLSTHTAVSSEQLAFINRLSDYFFILSRYLNNNGNISEKIWEKTCR; encoded by the coding sequence ATGACAGTATATACGAAAGCTGGTGATAAGGGGACAACGTCCTTGTGTGTCGGTAAGCGGGTTTCAAAAGACGATATACGTGTTGAAGCATACGGCACACTGGATGAACTGAATGCAGAAATAGGTGTTCTTACATCGTTGCTGCAGGCAGATTCCATAAACAAGACCGTTTTCCCGACAGCCGGACTGATTTCTTTTCTGCAGGAAATTCAGGAGGAACTTTTTGTTATCGGGGGCGAACTTGCAGTTGATAAGCTCAGATCTGCGGAAGTTGCCAGTGTCAGTCAGCTGACAGAGAAGATAGAAGCCAGTGTCGACAAGATGGAAAGCCAGCTCCCCGAACAGCATCACTTTGTCTTGCCCGGAGGTACGCTCGCAGCATCTCAATGCCATGTCTGCCGCACAGTGTGCCGTCGTGCGGAACGGCGTATCGTCTCGTTGTCCACTCATACTGCTGTCTCATCGGAACAGTTAGCCTTTATCAACAGATTATCAGATTATTTCTTCATTTTGTCACGTTATTTGAATAATAATGGGAATATAAGTGAAAAAATATGGGAAAAGACTTGCAGATAA
- a CDS encoding DUF2795 domain-containing protein: MYWTLELASKLEDAPWPATKDELIDYAMRSGAPLEVLENLQEIEDEGDVYYSIEDIWPDYPSKDDFLWNEDEY, from the coding sequence ATGTATTGGACACTGGAATTGGCCTCTAAGCTGGAAGATGCTCCATGGCCTGCAACAAAAGATGAGCTGATTGACTATGCAATGCGATCAGGTGCACCACTTGAGGTTCTTGAGAATCTTCAGGAGATTGAAGATGAAGGTGATGTCTATTACAGTATCGAGGACATCTGGCCTGACTATCCGTCAAAGGACGATTTCTTGTGGAATGAAGACGAATATTAA
- a CDS encoding OmpA family protein — protein sequence MKKSLFIVALAVGTLAFSSCASKKDLENCRTENNRLASDYQNAKETIAANNARIKSLEDQLAQAKESAAALQGSLDNSLRNANSNNINISKLVDQINESNQYIRHLVEVKSKSDSLNMVLTNNLTRSLSREELKEVDVQVLKGVVYISLADNMLYKSGSYEVNDRAEQTLSKIAKIITDYKDYDVLIEGNTDNVPINTANDKMKNIRNNWDLSCLRAASVAQYLQDRFGVNPKRLTAGGRGEYNPLATNDTELGKQRNRRTQIIITPKLDQFMDLIGEAPETKSAK from the coding sequence ATGAAAAAGAGTCTTTTTATTGTAGCCTTGGCTGTGGGTACACTCGCTTTCAGCAGTTGTGCCAGCAAGAAGGATCTGGAAAACTGTCGTACAGAGAATAACAGGCTGGCGTCAGATTATCAGAATGCCAAGGAAACTATCGCTGCCAATAATGCACGTATCAAGAGCTTGGAAGATCAGCTGGCTCAGGCAAAGGAAAGTGCTGCTGCGTTGCAGGGAAGCCTCGATAACAGTTTGAGAAATGCCAATTCAAATAACATCAACATTTCTAAACTCGTTGACCAGATCAATGAGAGTAATCAGTACATTCGCCACCTGGTGGAGGTGAAGTCAAAGAGTGACTCGCTGAACATGGTGCTGACCAATAACCTTACACGCTCACTGAGCCGTGAGGAACTCAAGGAGGTTGATGTACAGGTGCTGAAAGGTGTTGTTTATATCTCTTTGGCTGACAATATGCTTTATAAGAGTGGCTCTTATGAGGTGAATGACCGTGCTGAGCAGACATTGAGCAAGATTGCCAAGATTATCACTGATTATAAGGATTATGACGTGCTGATTGAGGGTAACACGGATAACGTGCCTATCAATACAGCAAATGATAAGATGAAGAATATCCGTAACAACTGGGATCTCTCTTGTCTGCGTGCAGCTTCTGTGGCACAGTATCTGCAGGACCGTTTCGGTGTTAATCCTAAGCGTCTGACTGCTGGTGGTCGTGGTGAGTATAACCCACTTGCTACCAATGATACTGAGTTGGGCAAGCAGCGCAATCGTCGTACACAGATTATCATTACTCCGAAACTTGACCAGTTTATGGATCTCATCGGTGAGGCTCCTGAGACTAAGTCGGCAAAGTAA
- the porK gene encoding T9SS ring complex lipoprotein PorK/GldK, translated as MKMKKSIVAICLGALVLGTLTGCFAGKTTSSSGRGGEVTGVGGGRAFREPTPYGMTLVKRGWLRMGLEKQDSLWGKKTPVKDISVDGFWMDETEVTNSEYKQFVEWVRDSIIRTRLADPAYGGDETYMITEDKNGDPVTPHLNWNKRLPRKPTEDEQRAFESLYVTNPVTGEKSIDARQMNYRYEIYDYTSAALRRNRMIPQERNLNTDVTVDPNEVVMISKDTAYVDDNGVIHNETINRPLTGPWDFLNTYIVNIYPDTTCWVNDFRNSDNEIYLRNYFSNPTYNNYPVVGVTWEQANAFCAWRTDYLLKGLGREARYVQRYRLPTEAEWEYAARGRNQDEFPWDNQNVKNGNGCFFANFKPDRGNYTKDGNLITSKVGIYGTNSNGLFDMAGNVAEWTSTIYTEAGVDAMNDLNPQLDYKAAKEDPYRLKKKSVRGGSWKDPESYIRSAWRTWEYQNQPRSYIGFRCVRSLASSSSEAAKENKKSSKKKRR; from the coding sequence ATGAAAATGAAGAAAAGTATAGTTGCCATTTGTCTTGGTGCACTCGTCTTGGGAACACTGACAGGCTGTTTCGCAGGTAAGACAACCTCTTCGTCAGGTCGTGGCGGCGAGGTTACTGGCGTTGGTGGAGGGCGTGCCTTCCGAGAGCCAACTCCTTACGGCATGACACTTGTCAAGCGTGGCTGGTTGAGAATGGGTCTGGAAAAGCAGGATTCGCTCTGGGGAAAGAAGACGCCCGTGAAGGACATCTCCGTTGACGGATTCTGGATGGATGAGACTGAGGTCACCAATTCGGAGTATAAGCAGTTTGTTGAGTGGGTCCGCGACTCAATCATCCGCACCCGTCTGGCTGATCCTGCATACGGTGGCGATGAAACCTATATGATTACTGAGGACAAGAACGGCGACCCAGTTACACCTCATCTGAACTGGAACAAACGTCTTCCTCGCAAGCCTACTGAGGATGAACAGCGTGCCTTCGAGAGTCTTTACGTGACCAATCCTGTTACAGGCGAGAAGTCTATTGACGCCCGACAGATGAACTACCGCTATGAGATTTATGATTATACGTCTGCTGCCCTGCGTCGCAACCGTATGATTCCACAGGAGCGTAACTTGAATACAGACGTCACCGTTGACCCTAACGAGGTGGTGATGATTTCAAAGGATACAGCCTACGTTGATGACAATGGCGTTATTCACAATGAGACTATCAACCGTCCGTTGACAGGTCCATGGGACTTCCTCAATACCTATATCGTCAATATCTATCCCGATACGACCTGTTGGGTGAATGATTTTCGCAATTCAGACAACGAGATTTATCTCCGTAATTACTTCAGTAACCCTACTTATAACAACTATCCTGTAGTGGGTGTTACGTGGGAGCAGGCGAATGCCTTTTGTGCCTGGCGTACGGACTATCTGCTCAAGGGATTGGGCAGGGAAGCCCGCTATGTTCAGCGTTACCGTCTCCCGACCGAGGCAGAGTGGGAGTATGCTGCCCGTGGAAGGAACCAGGACGAGTTCCCTTGGGACAATCAGAACGTGAAGAACGGTAACGGCTGTTTCTTTGCCAACTTCAAGCCCGACCGTGGTAACTACACGAAGGACGGTAACCTGATTACAAGCAAGGTGGGTATCTACGGCACAAACTCCAATGGTCTGTTCGATATGGCAGGTAATGTTGCCGAGTGGACAAGTACGATATATACAGAGGCTGGTGTTGATGCGATGAATGACCTCAACCCACAGCTGGACTATAAGGCGGCCAAGGAAGACCCTTACCGACTGAAGAAGAAGAGTGTCCGTGGTGGCAGCTGGAAAGACCCTGAGAGCTATATCCGCAGTGCCTGGCGTACATGGGAATACCAGAACCAGCCTCGCAGCTACATTGGTTTCCGTTGTGTCCGCAGTCTTGCAAGTTCATCAAGTGAGGCAGCTAAGGAGAATAAGAAAAGCAGTAAGAAAAAGAGAAGATAA
- a CDS encoding PorP/SprF family type IX secretion system membrane protein, producing MFKRLILIFTLACLIGDSVKAQYDPSYSHYWAMESSFNPAAVGKDNKLNVVGAYALDFAGYEHNPNTFYVGADMPLYFMKQYHGVGVSILNDKLGAFTHQRVAGQYAFRQNLWGGMVSAGVQVGMLFEKLDGSKLDPEEASDPALSQSEVNGNGLDLGAGLYYTHRNWYVGASVQHLNSPLVELGETNELQINRTYYLTGGYNIKLRNPFLNIPTSVLARYDGTRYRADITARLVYTHEKKVLYGGVSYSPTNSVTAYVGGTFHGINVGYSYEMYTGTAAFKNGSHGLFVSYQTDINLQKKGRNKHKSVRFL from the coding sequence GTGTTTAAACGCTTAATACTCATATTTACGCTTGCTTGTCTGATAGGAGATTCTGTCAAGGCACAGTATGATCCGTCCTATAGTCATTATTGGGCGATGGAATCATCGTTCAATCCTGCTGCTGTCGGGAAGGACAACAAGCTGAATGTGGTAGGTGCCTATGCCCTTGACTTCGCTGGTTATGAGCACAATCCGAATACCTTTTATGTGGGAGCAGATATGCCACTCTATTTTATGAAGCAGTATCATGGTGTGGGTGTTTCCATTCTCAATGACAAGTTAGGTGCCTTCACGCATCAGCGAGTAGCCGGACAGTATGCCTTCCGTCAGAATCTTTGGGGAGGAATGGTCTCCGCGGGCGTTCAGGTCGGTATGCTTTTTGAGAAATTAGATGGTTCCAAGCTGGATCCGGAGGAGGCAAGTGACCCCGCTCTGTCACAGTCAGAAGTCAATGGCAACGGGCTTGACCTTGGTGCCGGACTCTATTATACGCACAGGAACTGGTATGTCGGCGCATCCGTGCAACACCTCAATTCGCCCTTGGTAGAGCTGGGTGAAACCAATGAGTTGCAGATAAACCGTACGTATTATTTAACAGGTGGATACAATATTAAACTGCGAAATCCGTTTCTTAATATACCGACTTCAGTCCTGGCACGCTATGACGGGACGAGGTATCGGGCTGACATAACGGCCCGTCTGGTCTACACCCACGAGAAGAAAGTGCTTTACGGAGGTGTGTCTTACAGTCCGACAAACTCCGTGACAGCCTATGTCGGTGGAACATTCCACGGTATCAACGTCGGTTACAGCTATGAGATGTACACAGGTACAGCCGCCTTCAAGAACGGCAGTCATGGGTTGTTCGTCAGTTATCAGACCGACATCAACTTGCAGAAGAAAGGCAGGAACAAGCATAAAAGCGTAAGATTTCTATAG